From one Pecten maximus chromosome 8, xPecMax1.1, whole genome shotgun sequence genomic stretch:
- the LOC117333762 gene encoding short-chain collagen C4-like, whose amino-acid sequence MMFSCDPHILVPIACMLVICVCCNDEREKRILLTDPNYVQQQMTHLQGELQTLQATVQSQTSEISSLKQQLVQSKNVAGSTFVRWGRPDCPANLTELVYSGYAGGSWYGHSGAAAEHLCLPSDPEWLQTTVEPNDYTGRIYGAEYESDTGHTLFGTNSRDEEVPCAVCRSTSFVSSVMIPARTTCYSGWTKAYGGSLSSGYYGHAAATQYVCVDEHAQPLVGGADRNDNGLLFVGVKALCGSLRCPPYKQDKYISCVVCMK is encoded by the exons atgatgTTCAGCTGTGATCCACATATCTTGGTACCAATCGCTTGCATGTTGGTAATTTGTGTATGTTGTAACGACGAGCGCGAGAAGAGGATTCTTCTAACGGATCCGAACTATGTCCAGCAACAGATGACCCACCTACAGGGAGAACTACAGACCCTACAGGCCACGGTACAATCACAGACGAGTGAAATATCCTCTCTGAAACAACAACTCGTACAGTCAAAAAATG TTGCCGGATCCACATTTGTTCGCTGGGGAAGGCCCGATTGCCCCGCAAACCTGACAGAGCTTGTGTATTCTG GTTACGCTGGCGGTTCTTGGTATGGTCACTCTGGAGCTGCAGCCGAACATCTTTGTCTGCCATCCGATCCAGAATGGTTACAAACAACAGTTGAACCAAACGACTACACCGGAAGAATTTACGGGGCGGAGTACGAATCAGATACTGGTCATACTCTATTCGGCACAAACTCGCGTGACGAAGAAGTTCCGTGTGCGGTCTGTAGATCTACGTCCTTTGTTTCCTCTGTGATGATACCGGCGAGGACGACATGCTACAGCGGCTGGACAAAGGCGTACGGCGGGTCACTGTCGTCAGGGTACTACGGTCATGCAGCTGCTACCCAATACGTTTGTGTAGATGAGCATGCGCAGCCTCTTGTTGGAGGAGCGGATAGAAATGATAACGGTTTGCTGTTTGTTGGAGTCAAAGCCTTATGTGGCTCTCTGCGATGTCCACCATACAAGCAAGATAAATACATTTCCTGTGTAGTTTGCatgaaataa